ACCTTGGCATTCCAGGGCTCTAGGTCACTCTGCTGCCCAGACACCTCCAGATGCCTTGCCCTGGAGAGTGCCCACGCTCACGGCCAGGCTTTAAGGCCCCATCGTCTGAGCCCAGccactttcccctcccctctgtaCCTTTGCGCTTCCTCCTCCAGAAATCCCATCCATGATGCCCTGTTCAGCTCCATCTCCATCTcaccccctccaggaagccttctggcCCCACCCCTATCTCCTGtggcacctattatgtgcctacAGAGCCATTTATCTTGACCCTCACAACAGCTTTGCCAGGCAGGCTTGCTTTGCATTTACATtctaaaaaaatgaggaaacaaggctcagagaggttgagtcatTTTCCTAAGACCACACAGCTGGAAAGTGCTGGAATTTAAATCCAGATCTATCTGACCTTGGAGCACTCATTGGAGATACTTCCTATTGTACCTCTTGAGAGCTGGATATCTTTTCTCATGctatagttaatttttttcctattaaaaataacatttaatattgggaaaaagagcaaaaaaaacaaGTCAACTGTGATCCCACCACCCAGCCGCAGTCACTTTAACATTTGGCTGAACATGCTTCCAGTCTCCTGTGCCTGCACATAAATGCATGTGTGTACATTCACCCACGTATGTTCTCATGGCAATCTCATGCAATCGCCTCGTGAACATCTCTGATCTCACCACCTAGGATGTAGTCCAAAAGGGGAGCAGTTTTCATCTTCACTTCACCTGTCCCCGGTACCTGGCACGCAGCAGGTACATAATAAGCACTGGTGATCTGACTGTAGGATGATCATGCGGCAGAGAAAAAAAACGAAGACCTGGTGCTCATTCCGATTTTGTCACAGACAAGCTGTGTGACTTGACTCTCTCTGAGCCTGGTTCCCTTGTTTGAGGGAAAGAAATCTAGGACTGGATGATGTCTGAGGAAGGAATGTGGCTTCTCACCTGGagtggaagggaggaggaaaCTGGGGCAGAGCTCCTGTCTCAGGCTTTGGAGCACTtgctggagggtggggggaggacagacagacacagagacacagagcaaGATGAAGGAGTGAGTCCGCTTTCTACCACCACAATCATCTACCcaactccccctcccaccctccctcattatGGACCCTCCTTAGCAATGACATTGGGAACAGCGCTCACCATGTCCCCAGGCACCCCTGGCAGACAAAAGTTCCTATTTGCTGTGTAGAAGACCTGCCCGACCGTCTGTGAGAGCTGGGCCTTTTCCACAGTCCATGGGACCTCTGGGCAGGAGGACACACACACCTGGGGGCAGAGAGCATGCTGAGGGGCTGGTATGAAGACCCTGGGGGAGATCTGGGGACAGAGGCAGGTCCCAGACTCTGACCTGGGGTGTGGGGCACTCCGGGCCATTCTGGGTGATCCCGATGATGTTGGTGGTTAGGACGCAGCTGAAGATGTTGAAGTATAGGAGATATGGTTTATCTCTGTAGGAGAGAAGGAAGCGTATGCATCAGGGCTTGGTCAAGCCTCCGGGAAAGAGAGGGACTGCCAGGGCTGTGCCTCAAGAGTGCAATGGGCCCAGTTCCTGGCctcaggaagctcagctcagctGGGGAGGTATGGGAGACGCCTGAAAGATTGCCCAGAGGAATTCAGCATCGCCACTGCTAACAAAAGGGTTAAGAGCTTGAACTCTGGAGCCAGCTTTATGACCTTGAATAAGTCATCTAACCACTCACTGCCTCAGTTCCATCACATGTAAAattatagtacctacctcacaaggtttaaatgagtttgtgtgtgtaAAGTACACTGCCTGCCTGGAATGCCATATAAATGTTAgtggttttattatttattgaacgTTTCCTGCATGCTGGGACTGATAGCCTTGCTTCTGGAATCATCCTTGTGTTtcagaagaagaaatcaaagttCGGAGATGTTGAGTACCTTGCCGGAGGTCACAAACCAGAACTTACTTAGCCCAGTTGGGGATTCAAATGACCATCTCTGAACCCTAAAACCCATGCATTTAACCATGACTCTTTGCTGCCTCCTAATTCTAGGGGGACTCAGAAGCCACTGGCCAGCAGTGGAGGCTGTTCTACGTGGCCTGGAGTGGTGAGATTCAGGGAGGCTGAGGTGGAGTGGTCCCCTACCCATCCCCCATctcacctccctcctgccccctcttCTTGCCTTCATACTCACTTGTTTTCCCCGATCCCGCAATAGGCCCCAGTAGAGTTCCTGGGGTAGAGGACTTGCTGGGGGTCTCCATACACCCAGGctggagacagagacacacagatgaATCAGCGGAGTGCGGTAGGGACTTAAGAGGGAAAGGCCGTGGGTGTGGTCCCTCCTTGGGACAATAATGTCCCCCAGCCACTGCCCAGCTCTGCACTGCCAGAAACTCACCCACAAGCCCCACGGCGATGTAACCCagaatgaagaggaagaagaggacacAGCAGATGATATCTGTGCAGCTCCTTGGAGAGAAATGGGGGAAACCTTTGGAGAGGGCATGCTGGGGAGTGGGGGGGTAGCATGGTCTGGAGGAGTCGTGCTTTGGAGAGTTGGGGGATGCTGGAAAGTAGGCATAGGTagctttcattttattctctttaagaAAACCTTTTTCTGGGTGGGTAAACTTTCTTCTGAAGTTTAAAACAGGAAAGGGCACAGTTCAGAAGTGCTCAGCTGGATGAATTTTCCCAAAGGACACATGCCTGTGTAGCCAGCTCCCAGGCCAAGACACAGAACATCACCAGCAGCCGGGAAGCCCCCTTGTGCCCCCTCCACACACGACAGTCTCCCCAGGGCCACCACTCTCCTGGGGCAGGAGGTTTTTTCCTCACAAGTTTCTTACCAATATTTCAGCAAATATGAAGCAAAACCCAGACACCGCCCCCATCCGCCCCCCGACCCCACCAGCACAGTGCCCAGAACTCACCTGTTCTTGATGGGGCCTCGAAAGGAGGAGTCATATTTGGCTGGTTTCCCTGAAGGGCATGGGGAGGAGTGTGGAGAGTGAGGCATTGAGAGGGGTCTCTCGCCCCATTTCCAGTCCCTCCAAACCCTTCCCCACAGCAGGAGATACGCTGCGCCAGGGTCCTACCTGGTCCTCAGGAGTCTGGGGGGGAGATAGacaggggcagggctggcaggAGGGGAAATTAGAGAACGGGAAGGGTGGGATCGAGGCTTGGTCAGCAGCTTCACTGGTCACTGTGCCCTCCAACCAGGCGGCCtcggagggaggggaaagggcagCTTTTTATGGGTCATTTACGGCTCACACCTCAACGCCCTCAGCCAAAGTCATCAATTCCCACAGGGACTGGGTGGGGGCGGCCCTGTAGCTCCCACCCCGAAGGGAGCTTAGTCCCCAGGCTACTGCCAGTCTCTGGGAGAGCAGTCAGGGTGACACCTGAGCCGGGCAGTTGAGATTGTGGCCGTGCGTCCTGTTCCTGGTCCTCCCTGAGTACacacagggaggaggtgaggcCAGGCAGCCAGGGTCCTGTGTGGGCACCGAGGAGGGAGGACAGAGGGCTGAGCAAGAGTGTGGGGAGGGGTGCGGTCCGTTCTCCCAGGTGCTCTGGACTCTGTCCCTCCATGGTTCTCAGACGTGATGTCAATGATTGACCCAAAGCTGTTCCAGGAAGTCTGTGGGGTGTCCCCACTGCTCCCTACCCTAACTCCCTTTGGACCAAGCCTCGCCTCTGGAAGGTCCCTCCCTTGGGGTTCCTTCCTTTCCAGACTAGAAGTTCAGACCCCCGAAACCCCAAGGAACCTCTGCAGGCAGGGCCCTAACCCTCACTGCTCACAGGGATCCCAAAGGCTGGTCCCAGTTCCCTCTCCCTGCAGACTcctccaccccgccccctgcccttGTCCTCAGGACCCCTTGGGGCAGCCTCCCAGCCTTTGCTCCTCACAGAGATCCTGGAGACAGGctgcctcctccttctcctcaggCCTTACCCTTCACAGGAACCCCAGAAGTCTGCTGCCCCTATTCCTAATGTGCTCTGAGCGAGACGCCCTCCTAGCAGAGAACCCAGAGGCTGGTCCCCAGCCCTCTCTCTCCACCAAGATCTGCAGCCCCTACTCCTCTCAGGGACCCCCAGCAGAACCCACTGCCCCTGCCACTCCTCACAGACCCCGGCAGGGAGATCCCCAGCACCATTTCCTCTCAGAGACCCAGAGTCCAGGCTGAAACTCCGCCTCCTTCTCAGGAACCCCAAGCTGTTCCTCCTGACAGCGGCCCAGAGCCCAGCtcactcctcccagcccctgagccCCTTCCTCTGCTCAGGACCCTGACCCTGCCTCCTTCAGGCTCTGCTTCCCAGGGCCCTGTCCTGAGGGGCCCAGAGTCCAGGCGTGACATCACCCCCTTGTCCCAGGGACTCCAGCCCCCCTCCTCATGCAGACCCCAGCTTCACACCCCAAAGGCTCCTCAGCAATGGGCACCCCATCCTCCTCCGAGGACCCTGACTCTGTCTCCTTCCATCAGCTGTTCCCTGGGCCCTCCCCTCGGGGACCACGACTCCCCTCAGCTCCTCTCCCTGGTGCCGGCCCAGCTACCGTTCCCCGGAGCAAGCCTCCCCTCCCTCGCCGGGTCCtgggcccccaccccagccttgcCCCCAGCCTCATACCCCCAGCCTCACCGTAGGCCTCGTTCTGGTCCTGTTTTCCCCCCATGGCTCAGTCTCCAGAGTGATTGGAGCCTGGGAGACCTGGCAGCTCACCTGCCACCAGCcccgccctcccaccctcacGTCACAGCCACACCCCTGCCTGTGGTCCCCGACACACTCTAGTTCCTCCTTCTACACTCTGAGCTGGAGGGCTGGAAGCTGGAAGGCAAGCCTGGTACGTGGGTCAGGTCAGGGCTGCTTGCTCCGGCCTCATGGACGATGGCCTCAAGGACTCACACGCTTAAAGAAAACCCTTCAGAATTCTGCAAACTACTTCAATCGGTAGTACAGTCACGCCTACACCCTCCTGCCAAAGATTAAGTGTGGAGATGAGATTTGCCCTGACTAGACCCTGCCCCACAGTAATCCCCTCacaaccctccccctcccctggagGGTAATCCACACCAGCCACACCTGTCCAGCCTGCTTCTCATCCTCTTTCTGCCCCTTGGACCCACATTCCCTCTGGCTGTGTGTGCTTTTCCGCCAACCATCACCCAGTTTATTATAAacccaacatttattgagaacaaaGGAAACCGGTTAGCACAGAGGCCCAATTTCAATTCATTAAACTTCAGCTGAGGGTGGGGAACAGGGGTGTGGCCAGCCCTGAAGTCACCCTCCCAGGGAGGAACCAGCTCTGGGAGAGAGGGGCTGTCAGACCTCCAGGGCCTGGCTGGGATCTGACTGAGGAATGTGTGAAGGGGTAGGGGGAGAGGAGACGGTAGCACCCCCAGGTGTGGGCAGCAAGTGGCAGAGGTGGCTGCTGAGCTGGTGGCTGTCCAGGGGTTGTGGTCCTCTCTCAGGGGTTGACGGGGGGCAGGGAGCCGAGCTCAGGCAGCAGCTCGGGGTGGGGATCCAGGCGGGCCAGGCGGCTCTGCTCCAGGGCAATGGCCTCAGCTGAGTGCTTGCACTTCTCAGAGCCACACTGGCAGGTGAAATATTTGCTTTTGATGTCCCAGAAGCGGTCACCATAGTCAAACCTGTCAGAGAAGCACAAGAGGTCTGTGGGACCCAGACCCACTCCAAAGCACCCACCCCCATCTTTGGATGGGCTCTAAGCCCTCCTCTGTTCTAATGCACCTGCAGCACCAGCACTGCCTGGTAGCTTGTTAGAAGTGAAGATTCTTCAGGCCCCATCCCAAACCTACTGACTCAGAATCTGTGAGGCTCAGGACTCTGTTTACAGTGACATCGGAGAAGCTCTGCTCTAATCCATGCCTGGAAACCAGGCACTCGCCAGCCGTCTGCTTTCGGTCCTGGGCTTGCTGCATCTCCCACACCCTGGCCGAGCCGCAGGACGCCTCACCCCAGTTCCTCCCCGGCCCGGATGTCTCGGGAGCTGAAGAAGGCAATGCGTGGAAATCGCAGGTCTTGGTGCAGCATGAAGACCCGGACGGGGATGATGTTGGGGTCACACAAGTGGTTGATGAAGCGGCTGATGTTGCCGTAGTAACGGGCGTCGATGCAGTACACCTCTCCATCCTGATGGGAGGGCGTCATTCATCACATCTACCACCACCCTGCTGGCTGGGCCAACCTGCCCACCCCCCTGAccacccagcccctcctcctcagGTTTCCATCTGCTGACTGAGAGGAGGGCGGCAGAGGGGTCTCCTGCCCACCTTGTTGTCTAAGTCGAAGAGATAAGAATCATCCTCTCTCACATCAGCCTCAGCATCAGAGATCAGCTCGCCGACATACCTGTCGGGCAGGGAGTGGTGGTTCTggaggtgagcaggggttacCGGGAGCAGGCTCCAGGCCCTGTCTCTCCTCACAGCCCCACGATTCCTCTTCCACTGTTTGCCAGCTGTTCGTGAATCTCACAGATCAACACAGCTGGAGCTGGGGTGGGCGACCCAAGGCACAGTGGGACCCCAAGGATAGCGGACATCatctgggagggagggggtgggtggcCCCCACCCAGAAGGGGGATCAGGAGGAGGAACCTGGCGACACAGGCACGTGAGGGTACACACAGGACACACTCCCGCCAGCTGGGGTCCCACCAGACAACTAGATCAACAGGCGGGACCGGCAGAGTGGGGCCAGGGATGAGCTGGAGAAGCAGTGGTGGGGAAGTTAGAGGGAGGGGCTCGAGCCGCACCAGAGGATGAATCGGGTGAGCACGGCGGCGCCAAGCCTCTGGGGTGAAGGGATCAGTATCTGTGGGCAGTCGGCCTGGGTGGGGAAATCTGTTCAGGCGTAGACACGGGGGTTTGTGGACTAAGGATCACCCAGCAGGTGGGGGCAACGCTGGGCTGACAGGAGAGGGGTGAGGACGGCAGGAAGGGACGGAGCCACAGGAGCTATGAAGAACTGGGGGTGAGCACACCCACGTCTGGAAAGTAGTGGGAGAGGAGCTGGTGAAGAGGAAGAATGGATGGGTCGCGGGTGAGGACGGTGTCATGGGAGCCAGAGCTAAGGGGGGTGGCAGATGCCAGGAGAATGAGGACTGAGACACACGGGTCAGGGAGCGGGACTGCTGAGAGGCGGCATCAGCAGCGGGGTGAGGGTAAAGGCAGATTTGGACAGGGATGAGCAGTGAGTggatgatggggaaactgaggcccaggaggaaGGGGTCGCTTGTCTCAGTCAAATTGAGAGATGACATGATGGAAGAAAAATGAATGGTTTCTTAAATAGGCAATTGGGGCtggatgactttttttctttttttttcttcttttcttttttaaggccaaAGGAGACCTAGATTACGTTTGAAGGCCGTGGAGTAAAAGCCAGGGGACAGGAAGAGGTAACGGATACTGGGAAGAGAAAGAATTGATGGATGGAGAGGCCTGAGGCCCCTGATGAGGTGGACAGAAAGGTAGCTGTTATCACCTCCATTTTGCAGACaagaaaaatgaggctcaaagaggttgtGAACTTGGCCAAGGACACCCAGCTCTGTCTGTCTGTAAAACTGGGGCTTTCCCCAGTTGggaagggcaggggagagggagtgTGAGGCTCGGAAATACACCGAAAAGGGGAGGGAAAGACGCAGGCACTGTGGTCTGGCCAGAGCggaggctgggggatgggggtcAGAGGAGGCTGGCCAGAGTGGGGGCAGCATGAAGAGCTGGGACCCATCAGGGAGGAGGGCAAAGAGGGAGGCCTGGGAGTCAGCCGTGGCCCTGCATCCAGCCCCACGCCCCCAGGAGCCACAGTACCCCCTTCCCACCACTCACTCGCAAATGAAAGTCCCCTGGGGAATGGTCTGTAGGGCTCGGACGCCCCAGCCCATCTTGGCTGTTCGGTAGAGCTGCAGTCGCaccctgggggtgggagagagggtgaTATTCAGTGGCGTGACCTGGAAGCGCCccgagggagagaagggagaaaggggagtGAGGGGAGCTGAGGGGCTGGGCCTCACTTGATGCCACTCTGCACTACCCGGTTCTTGCAGTTTCTCCAGCAGGAGCACGCCTGGTTACACTCAAAAATCAGCGGGGGCTCGATCTTGTTAAATTCCTGGAGCAGCCGCCCGTCCTGGGGttgagggaggggaggacagTGGTTTCTGTGCGGTGCCCACCTCAGCTGCCCAGGACTCCCAAGACTTCACAGAAAAATCCACTGCTGACCCCAACCCAGACACAGGGAGGACAGGCTGGGGGAGGCCACATATGCTCTTAGTTTATCCAACAGGAAACACACAACCATCGCCCTGGGTTTGCGTATACCTGGGCCAGGCCCCTCTCTGTCCTGGCAACATCCTAGGAATCCCAGGTCTCGCCCTGCCCTCTTTGCTGCTTCCCCCACAGGGTAGAAGGTGAGGGACAAGGTCCCAGGGAGTTGGTGTCAGAGGCCAGCTCCCCCAAAGGAGTGGATGAGTGCGTGTGCGGCCAGGGTGAGGGCACGTACCTTGTCATACCAGCAGCGAATGCTGAGCTGGCCACACAGGCAGTTGGAGCTGGAGCAGTCATCCCCGCATGTGCAGTGCTGGGGCGGGAGGCAGGGTCAGCTCACCCCCCAGAATCAGCCTTGGCCCCTCAGCTtccactgccccctgccccacaaCTGCTGTCCTTCCTCTAGGGTCCACATTGTAGGACAGTGATGGTGATGGTCCcaggatgagggggaatcaaGCTGTTGCTGATGGGGGTGTCTCTAGGGCCACCATGAGCCCATGTGATACCTTCACGTGTCCTAGAAAAAGGACCCCCTCCCTAGGTGGATGCAAGCCCACACCAGAGCTCCCTTTCAGCCCCACCACCTTGGCCAGGTGCCCTCGTTGGCCCACAGTGTGCCCAGCTGTACTTGGTGGCTCTGGGTGTCCCTTTGGGAGGAGGGCCCAGGGCCCTGCACTCACCTGTAGGTGGGTGATGTTGCGGTCTATGTTCATGGTGGACGTCTCGCAGTTCTCCGAGATGTACTTGTAATCCTCGGGGCAGGGCTCCCCGTCCACACCGTTGACACAGGGAATGGGCACGTTCTCATAGCCCCGAGCCACGTCCCTGGCAGGAGGGGAGATGGAGCTGGGTGGCTAGAGCATGGGGTGAGGACTCCCCTaggtggggagagggctgggtgAGGGAAGAGGGTGGCTCTGGGGCTTCACTGGGGCGTGGGGAGTAAGGTGCCCAGATAAAAGGCAGGACactcagttaaatctgaatttcagggtGTCAAGAAACAATTTTTTAGTACAGGTATGTCCCAAACACTGCATGGGACACTCCTAACATTAAAAAAGTATGTACTGTTCACCCGAAATTCTAATTTAGCTGGGTGTTGTCTATTTTTATTTGGTGTATCTAGTTGATGTGTGCGTGTGGCGGGCGGACGGGGGACAGAGGTGGTTTTGGGGACTCAGAGGATTcgaggggccgggggagggggcggaggtGGCTCTGGGTAAAGAGAGAGCCCAGGCTCACCGGCAGATGATCTTCTCAGTGCGGATGGCCCGATTTCCCACCCCGAGCCGCAGCTTGCGGTTGAGCTGGAGCGCAAACCACACGTCAGAGCGCTCAGGGGTCAGGTCCCACGCCGTGTCCCCCTCCTTGTTCCGCAGCTCAGGGTTTGCCCCGCGTGACAGGAACAACCTGGGAGGGGACGGGAAGCCTGTGGGGTCCGGGGCTGTGACAGGGGGCAGAGGAGTGtccaggtgggggaggggtggaggctcACAGCACGCAGTCGTGGTAGCTCTCCCGGGCTGCAATGTGTAGGGGCGTGTCCCCGTGGTAGTTGACAGCGTGGAGGTCGCAGCGGGCGTTCAGGAGAACCTCTGCGATGGCGGCGCTGCCGGTGAAGGAGGCCCAGTGCAGGCAGATGTTCTCCTCCTGTGGAGGTGGCACGGGGAGAGGTCTGAACCCAGCCGGCACCTTGCTCAGGGGCGGGGGGCTGCACCCACCTCCCGCATCCCGACCAAACTCTCACATTGTCTGTGAGGGTGACATCGGCGCCCCTTGTCAGCAGCATGCGGATCACCTCGATGTGCTTGTGCTCTGCGGCCCAGATGATGGGCGTCCACCCCCCACTGTcctgtgggtggggagggaaggaggagggtggaGAGGCAGCTCCAGCCCTGCTCACCCAAACAGATGGGgtcaagagcacaggctccggagcTAGACTCACGCTCagagtcccagctccaccactcacaGGCTGTGGAAcgctgggcaagtcatttaacggctccgggtctcagtttcctcgtttATAAAATGGGACTAGTAAGTGCCTATTGCTCAAGGCTGCgaagtgatttttctctttttaaaaagtatgtatttccttgggacttccctggtggtgcagtggttaagaatctgcctgccaatgcaggggacactggttcgagccctggtctgggaagatcccacatgccgtggagcaactaagcccgtgtgccacaactactgaggccgcgtgccacaactactgcagcccgcgcgcctagagcctgtgctcctcaacaaagagaagccaccgtaatgagaagcccgcacaccgcaacaaagagtagcccccgcttgccgcaactagggaaagcccgcgtgcaacaacgaagacccaacacagccaataaataaatacatgaattaaaaaaaaaaaaaaattaaaagaataaaaaatacatatttccttGATCTGCCCACTCAAAAGTCCTAGAAGCAGGAACCCAATAATAATGACCACCCCTACGTACACAGACTGTAGTCTCTAAAAAATACTTCCCATTTAAAGGAACCAGAGTTTCTTAGAGAAATGGTAGATCCTGAGTCTGGGGCAGGATAGGTACTGAAAAGGATGCTCTCAAAGGCCACTGGGTCATTTCAAAAGCCACAGGAGCCTATGGCAAGGGGCTTCTTCTGGACAAAGGACAGAACAATTCAAAGATCAAGACGagcaccccgatgttcactgcagcactatttacaacagccaggacatggaagcaacctaagtgtccatcaacagagaaacagataaagaagatgtggcacatatatacaatggaatattactcagccataaaaaggaacaaaattgggtcatttgtagagacatggatggacctagagagtgtcatacagagtggaggaaatcagaaaaagaaaaacaagtatcttatattaacgcatatatgtggaatctagaaaaatggtaacgatgatcttatttgcaaagcagaaatagagacacagacgtagagaacaaacgtgtggatacgaaggggaggatgggaggaactgggagattgggattgacacatatacgcTATTGATACCACgtataaaacagacaactaaTGAGGacatactgcatagcacagggaactgtacctaacacactgtggtgacctaaatgggaaggaaatccaaaaaagacgggatatatgtgtatgtatagctgattcattttgctgtacagtagaaactaacacaacattgtaaagcaactatactccaataaaaattaattaaaattaaaaaaacccaaagatcAAGAAGAATGACACAAACTAAAACACCTCCAACACGTGAAAAACTGAGTTAGTAAGGAATCTCACTGGACAGTTCTAGAGATTAAGGCCGCAACTCATTCTGAaaactgataaaaagaaaaaagaaagaaacagaagagagtGAAGAGACATACAAACGAAGGGGGAAAAAGAGATGGGGACAGACTGGAACAGTGTGAAATGCAGGGAAAGGGTCAGAGGTCAGATGAGGGAGAAAGGGGACCTAAAGCCTGAGGCTGAGGCAAGGACCCCAGGGGGCTGGGCCGGAAGCCCGGCCGCTGACCTGGGCGTTGACGTCCACCTGTCCCGTGCTGAGCAGCAGGCTGACCATCTCCAGATTCCCAATTTTGGCTGCGTGGTGGAGGCAGGTGGAGCCGTCTTCCTCCTGAGGGCGATGCAGGCAGATGAGCCGGCTGGCTGGCACCTCAGGCCCGGcccctgagccccaccccggcctgcGCGGCCGCGCACCTTGCTGTAGACGCAGCCCCCGCGCTGCACCATGTAGCGAGCCACCTCCAGGTGGTTGTTCACCACGGCCTCCATCAGCGGCGTCCGCTGCTGCTTGTCCACAGCATTGATGTTCGCTCCAGCCTGCAAGGAGGGGGCACGCGGGCTGGcaccagggaggggctgggcaggggaggggggtccTAGGGCTGGGCCCGCGCTGACCTGCAGCAGTACGTGGCAGATCTCCACAGAGCCCTTCTGGGCAGCCGCGTGCAGGGGCGTGCGCTTGCTCTGCTGGTCGCTCTGGAAGTTGGGGTCCAGGTTGTCCACTGTGGGGAGGGCCCGCCACACcgggagagggagggacaggtGGTAAGCAAGCTAGGGGGTGGGtggcacctcctccaggaaggcttctcaGGGCCCCAACCTGAGTCAGGGACCCCTCCTGGGCCTTCTTTGTGCTCACCTCCACTGCAGCACGGCACTGATCAGAGTAAGGAGAGCACCAGCTCTGCCTGAGTTCAAatggccctgcccctgccccttagTACTGCTGTGCACTGGGCAAGgtagttaacctctctgggcctccgctGGGAAGATTTAAGTGAGTGAACGTGCATAAGCACTCAGAACAGTCCCCAGTCCCCATCATCACGGGTTATTCCCCCACCACACTAAGTCCTTCAGGGCAAGGACGACGTCCCTCATTGCTGCCCTCCTGGCCCCGAGTCCAGTGACTGGTACATAATCGGTGCTCAGGCAGGGTTTGCTGAACGAAGGAGTGGAATACTCACACAGCATCAGGATCACCTTCTGCAGCTCCCCTTGCTTCACGGACAGGTATAGCTGCCGGGGGTGGAAACGGAGTTTCTTCCGCCTGCCatggtgagggagggagagggggttgAGTCCCCAGATTCAAGCATCGGTCCCAACACCTGTAGCTCCACACTTCCAGCCCCAGTCCTAGCTGCTGTGCCCGAGGGCAACCCCTACTCACCTCTCTGACTCCTGAATGACCAGGGCCTTTTCCAGGGCCTCCCGGCCTGGGCCAGGTGGCAGCCCCACAGCTGAGAGGCGGCCCCCACTGGGCAGGGTTAGGGAGGGCCCCGAGCTGTCGATGGTGTCAGCCAGGGGGTCGCAGGGTGGACGCCGGGGCTCCCCCTGTCCTCGCATCCGGGCGCTGTGGGAGAAGGTGTGAATGTTCAGGGGAGACGGGGACTGGGGCAGGGagcagacagaaaggaagggcaaagCCAGTACCTGGGCTGGGAAGTGTCCGCTCTCCCAGGGGCATCCTGGGCCaggggcgggggggcaggggctgcagtGCCAGCCGGTGGGGTCACCCCATCCCCCCGGGGGATGGTCACCTCCTGGGCCTCAGATGCGTCCTCCCCACAGTGGGGACAGAAGACCATCCCGTTCAGCTGGGACACACAGGCCTTGTGGAAGCGGTGGGCCACTCGGAAGTCAGGGTGACACTCCAGGAAGGTGCCCTGGGGGCAGGAAAACAATGTGGCCAGGCTCTGGGAGCCCCTACCCCCATGGGGCATGCTGCCTGTCTGCCCCACTGGTCACTCACCGCCGTGC
This genomic interval from Balaenoptera ricei isolate mBalRic1 chromosome 11, mBalRic1.hap2, whole genome shotgun sequence contains the following:
- the EHMT2 gene encoding histone-lysine N-methyltransferase EHMT2 isoform X3, whose protein sequence is MRGLPRGRGLMRARGRGRAAPPGSRGRGRGGPHRGRGRPRSLLSLPRAQASWAPQLPTGLTSSPIPCVPSQGEAPAEMGALVLEKEPRGATERVHGSLGDTPRSEEILPKANPDSLETAGPSSPASVTVTVGDEGADTPVGATPLIGDEPENLEGDGDLHGGRILMGHATKSFPSSPSKGGACPSRAKMSMTGAGKSPPSVQSLAMRLLSMPGAQGATAAGPEPPPATASPEGQPKVHRARKTMSKPGNGQPPVPEKRPPEVQHFRMSDDVHSLGKVTSDVAKRRKLNSGGGLSEVEALAEQLSEEEEEEEEEEEEEEEEEEEEEEEEEDEESGNQSDRSGSSGRRKAKKKWRKDSPWVKPSRKRRKREPPRAKEPRGVNGVGSSGPSEYMEVPLGSLELPSEGTLSPNHAGVSNDTSSLETERGFEELPLCSCRMEAPKIDRISERAGHKCMATESVDGELSGCNAAILKRETMRPSSRVALMVLCETHRARMVKHHCCPGCGYFCTAGTFLECHPDFRVAHRFHKACVSQLNGMVFCPHCGEDASEAQEVTIPRGDGVTPPAGTAAPAPPPLAQDAPGRADTSQPSARMRGQGEPRRPPCDPLADTIDSSGPSLTLPSGGRLSAVGLPPGPGREALEKALVIQESERRKKLRFHPRQLYLSVKQGELQKVILMLLDNLDPNFQSDQQSKRTPLHAAAQKGSVEICHVLLQAGANINAVDKQQRTPLMEAVVNNHLEVARYMVQRGGCVYSKEEDGSTCLHHAAKIGNLEMVSLLLSTGQVDVNAQDSGGWTPIIWAAEHKHIEVIRMLLTRGADVTLTDNEENICLHWASFTGSAAIAEVLLNARCDLHAVNYHGDTPLHIAARESYHDCVLLFLSRGANPELRNKEGDTAWDLTPERSDVWFALQLNRKLRLGVGNRAIRTEKIICRDVARGYENVPIPCVNGVDGEPCPEDYKYISENCETSTMNIDRNITHLQHCTCGDDCSSSNCLCGQLSIRCWYDKDGRLLQEFNKIEPPLIFECNQACSCWRNCKNRVVQSGIKVRLQLYRTAKMGWGVRALQTIPQGTFICEYVGELISDAEADVREDDSYLFDLDNKDGEVYCIDARYYGNISRFINHLCDPNIIPVRVFMLHQDLRFPRIAFFSSRDIRAGEELGFDYGDRFWDIKSKYFTCQCGSEKCKHSAEAIALEQSRLARLDPHPELLPELGSLPPVNP